In the Flagellimonas sp. HMM57 genome, one interval contains:
- a CDS encoding CCC motif membrane protein yields MSQQPLPGASTVLTMGILSIVGTLFCCGPFGAIFSIVGLVKAKTAKELYLQNPENYTDYSNVKTGKILSYIGLAISAVYLLLVILYFGFIIAVIAGTEGLDYTY; encoded by the coding sequence ATGAGTCAACAACCTTTACCAGGAGCAAGCACAGTGCTAACAATGGGAATCCTTTCCATTGTTGGCACTTTGTTTTGTTGTGGTCCTTTTGGAGCAATATTTAGTATTGTAGGTTTGGTCAAAGCCAAAACTGCTAAAGAACTCTATCTTCAAAATCCAGAAAATTATACGGATTACAGCAATGTAAAAACAGGCAAGATATTATCGTATATAGGCCTAGCGATATCCGCAGTCTATCTTTTGCTGGTCATTTTATATTTTGGATTTATAATAGCAGTGATAGCGGGTACCGAGGGATTGGATTATACCTATTAA
- the recQ gene encoding DNA helicase RecQ → MGFTNTDLHASLKKYFGFSQFKGLQEKVIQNILEDKDTFVIMPTGGGKSLCYQLPAIMKEGTSIVVSPLIALMKNQVDAIRGVSEHKGIAHVLNSSLTKTEIKQVKEDVKNGITKLLYVAPESLTKEENIEFLKAVPLSFVAVDEAHCISEWGHDFRPEYRNLKTIISRLGDNIPIIGLTATATPKVQEDIIKNLGMTDAKVFKASFNRPNLFYEVRPKTQNVDADIIRFVKQNQGKSGIIYCLSRKRVEELAQVLQVNGVSAVPYHAGFDAKTRSKYQDMFLMEDVDVVVATIAFGMGIDKPDVRFVIHHDIPKSIESYYQETGRAGRDGGEGHCLAFYSYKDVEKLEKFMSGKPVAEQEIGNALLQEIVAYAETSMSRRKFILHYFGEDFDAENGEGADMDDNTRNPKQKEEAKEAVVKLLDVVQKTNEKYKTKEIVKVLVGKVNAMISSHKTDEKEFFGIGKENDEPYWMALVRQVLVAGFLKKEIEQYGILHLTKSGENFLENPTSFSMTKDHVYSEENNDAIVTAGKSAGAGADANLLKLLKDLRKTVAKKMEVPPFVVFQDPSLDDMALKYPISNEELLTIHGVGEGKAKKYGKPFTALISNYVEENDIIRPDDLVVKSTGANSALKLYVIQNVDRKLPLDDIASAKGLELPELIKEMEHIVFSGTKLNIKYWIDEILDEDQQEEIHEYFLEAESDSISQAIDEFDGDYEDEELRLYRLKFISEVAN, encoded by the coding sequence ATGGGTTTTACAAATACCGATTTGCACGCTTCACTTAAAAAATATTTTGGTTTTTCACAGTTTAAGGGGCTACAAGAAAAAGTAATACAAAACATACTTGAGGATAAAGACACATTTGTGATAATGCCCACAGGCGGGGGTAAATCTTTGTGTTATCAACTGCCTGCGATCATGAAAGAAGGTACTTCAATAGTAGTCTCGCCTTTAATTGCTTTGATGAAGAACCAGGTCGATGCCATACGTGGTGTCTCGGAACATAAAGGAATTGCACATGTGCTCAACTCCTCTTTGACCAAAACGGAAATAAAACAGGTAAAAGAAGATGTAAAAAACGGGATTACAAAATTACTTTATGTAGCTCCCGAATCACTTACAAAGGAAGAAAATATAGAATTTTTAAAAGCTGTACCTCTTTCTTTTGTTGCTGTGGATGAGGCACACTGTATTTCTGAATGGGGTCACGATTTTAGACCAGAATACCGTAATCTAAAAACCATTATAAGCCGTTTGGGCGATAACATTCCAATTATTGGGCTCACGGCAACAGCAACGCCCAAGGTACAGGAAGATATTATCAAAAATCTGGGCATGACAGATGCCAAAGTATTCAAGGCATCTTTTAACAGGCCAAATTTATTTTACGAGGTACGTCCCAAAACGCAGAACGTCGATGCGGATATTATCCGTTTTGTAAAGCAAAATCAAGGGAAGTCGGGTATCATTTATTGTTTGAGCAGAAAGCGGGTAGAAGAATTGGCTCAGGTTTTACAAGTGAACGGAGTCAGCGCAGTACCATACCACGCCGGTTTTGATGCCAAAACACGTTCCAAATACCAAGATATGTTCCTTATGGAAGATGTTGATGTTGTTGTGGCCACAATAGCCTTTGGAATGGGAATAGATAAGCCAGATGTTCGATTTGTAATCCATCACGATATTCCAAAAAGTATAGAAAGTTACTATCAAGAAACCGGAAGGGCAGGTAGAGACGGTGGAGAAGGCCATTGTCTAGCTTTTTACTCGTATAAGGATGTGGAAAAGTTGGAAAAATTCATGTCTGGAAAACCTGTGGCAGAACAGGAAATAGGCAATGCTTTGCTACAGGAAATTGTAGCCTATGCCGAAACATCTATGTCCCGTAGAAAATTTATCCTGCATTATTTTGGAGAGGATTTTGATGCTGAAAACGGCGAAGGTGCCGACATGGATGATAACACCAGAAATCCAAAGCAAAAAGAAGAAGCAAAAGAAGCGGTGGTCAAACTTTTGGATGTTGTTCAAAAGACCAATGAAAAGTATAAAACCAAAGAGATCGTCAAGGTTTTGGTCGGAAAAGTAAATGCAATGATTTCTTCGCACAAAACAGATGAAAAGGAGTTCTTTGGAATAGGTAAGGAAAATGACGAACCTTACTGGATGGCTTTGGTTCGGCAGGTTTTGGTAGCTGGTTTTCTCAAGAAGGAAATCGAGCAATATGGAATCTTGCATTTGACGAAATCCGGAGAGAACTTTCTTGAGAACCCCACTTCGTTTTCAATGACCAAAGATCACGTTTATAGTGAAGAAAATAACGATGCAATAGTTACTGCTGGAAAATCGGCTGGTGCAGGAGCAGATGCCAATCTCCTCAAATTATTGAAAGACCTGCGCAAAACGGTAGCTAAAAAGATGGAAGTACCACCATTTGTAGTGTTTCAGGACCCTTCTCTTGATGATATGGCCCTAAAGTATCCAATAAGCAACGAAGAGCTTTTGACCATACATGGAGTAGGGGAAGGAAAGGCCAAAAAATATGGGAAACCTTTTACAGCGCTTATTTCCAACTATGTTGAAGAAAATGATATTATAAGACCAGATGATTTAGTGGTCAAGAGTACAGGTGCAAATTCAGCTTTAAAACTGTATGTGATTCAGAATGTGGACAGAAAGCTACCATTGGATGATATTGCTTCTGCAAAAGGATTGGAATTACCAGAGCTCATCAAAGAAATGGAACATATTGTCTTTAGTGGCACCAAACTTAATATTAAGTATTGGATAGATGAAATCTTGGACGAAGACCAACAGGAAGAAATCCATGAGTACTTTTTAGAAGCAGAATCGGATTCTATTTCCCAAGCCATAGATGAGTTCGATGGTGATTATGAGGATGAGGAATTACGTCTCTATCGCCTAAAATTTATCAGTGAGGTAGCCAATTAA
- a CDS encoding cysteine desulfurase family protein, producing MQKVYLDNAATTQVRDEVIARMQEALVSFYGNPSSTHSYGRSAKTAVEKARKAIAKILNAQASEIIFTSGGTEADNMILRCAVRDLGVTTIITSKIEHHAVLHTAEELEKEYNISLQFVDLDADGNPVLEHLKALLTKDDSKKLVSLMHINNEIGNIIDIDTIGEICKEHGALFHSDTVQSVGHYAWDVQKTPIDFFTAAAHKFHGPKGIGFAFIRKNSGLKPMIFGGSQERGFRAGTEPFHNIVGLEEAFLKAYDNLEDETKFVKELKSYFVEKIKKEIPEVSFNGFSDDLEKSTYTLTNVRLPFDKQKGLMLLFHLDMKGIACSKGSACQSGSNLGSHVLTEILPEKELEKPSLRFSFSKYNTKEELDYTIEVLKEFAES from the coding sequence ATGCAAAAAGTGTATTTGGATAATGCAGCCACTACTCAGGTAAGAGACGAGGTCATTGCAAGAATGCAGGAGGCACTTGTCTCATTTTATGGAAACCCTTCTTCAACCCATAGTTATGGCAGGTCTGCCAAAACTGCGGTAGAAAAGGCACGTAAAGCCATTGCAAAGATTTTAAATGCCCAAGCATCTGAGATAATCTTTACCTCTGGCGGTACCGAGGCGGATAACATGATTTTGCGTTGTGCGGTCAGGGATTTGGGCGTTACGACCATCATTACTTCCAAAATTGAACACCATGCCGTACTCCATACCGCTGAAGAATTGGAGAAAGAATACAATATCTCGCTACAGTTCGTGGATTTGGATGCCGATGGAAATCCAGTGTTGGAGCATTTAAAAGCGTTGTTGACAAAAGATGACTCAAAAAAGTTGGTAAGCCTGATGCATATCAATAATGAAATTGGTAATATTATTGATATTGACACCATTGGGGAAATATGCAAAGAACATGGAGCCCTCTTTCATTCCGATACGGTTCAATCTGTAGGACATTATGCATGGGATGTTCAAAAAACACCAATCGATTTTTTTACTGCAGCAGCGCATAAATTTCATGGACCCAAGGGAATTGGTTTTGCTTTCATTAGAAAAAATTCGGGATTAAAGCCAATGATTTTCGGGGGTTCTCAAGAACGCGGCTTTAGAGCGGGGACAGAACCATTTCATAATATTGTAGGGCTCGAAGAAGCCTTTCTGAAGGCATACGATAATCTTGAGGATGAGACGAAGTTTGTAAAAGAATTAAAAAGCTACTTTGTGGAAAAGATAAAAAAAGAGATTCCAGAAGTAAGCTTCAATGGGTTTTCTGATGATTTGGAAAAAAGTACCTACACGTTAACGAACGTGCGACTTCCTTTTGACAAACAGAAGGGGTTGATGTTACTTTTCCATTTGGACATGAAGGGTATCGCCTGTTCCAAAGGGAGCGCTTGCCAGTCTGGAAGCAATTTGGGGTCACATGTGTTAACGGAAATTCTACCTGAAAAAGAATTGGAAAAACCATCATTACGGTTTTCCTTTTCCAAATACAACACCAAAGAAGAGCTTGATTATACTATTGAAGTTTTAAAAGAATTTGCCGAAAGCTAG
- a CDS encoding SIS domain-containing protein: MNDIQSILSIAKRTIETESRAIQNLVNLLDEQFAHAVQHILDSKGRVVVSGVGKSAIIASKIVATLNSTGTPAIFMHAADAIHGDLGTIQENDVVICISKSGNTPEIKALLPLIKIAKNKLIGITGNMDSLLAKQADFALSTFVEKEACPNNLAPTTSTSAQLAMGDALAISLLELRGFSSADFAKYHPGGALGKKLYLRVADIVVNNQKPQVDIDSSVKEVIVEISEKMLGVTAVIKDGALVGIVTDGDIRRMLSKYNDISGLKAKDIMTSNPKSVDVDTLAVEALKILQSKGISQLLAFDGDKYSGVVHLHNLINEGIL, encoded by the coding sequence TTGAACGACATTCAGTCTATTTTATCCATTGCGAAAAGAACTATAGAGACCGAGAGCAGGGCCATACAAAATTTGGTCAACCTTCTCGATGAACAATTTGCCCATGCCGTACAACATATTTTAGATTCCAAAGGAAGGGTCGTCGTATCCGGTGTTGGCAAAAGCGCCATTATAGCTTCAAAAATAGTAGCAACGCTAAACTCTACGGGCACACCGGCAATATTTATGCATGCCGCGGATGCCATTCACGGCGACTTGGGCACCATACAGGAAAACGATGTGGTCATCTGTATTTCTAAAAGTGGAAATACCCCGGAAATTAAAGCACTGCTTCCTCTGATTAAAATTGCAAAAAATAAATTGATAGGAATTACCGGTAATATGGATTCCCTTTTGGCAAAGCAGGCCGATTTTGCGTTGAGCACCTTTGTCGAAAAAGAAGCCTGCCCCAATAACCTTGCTCCAACAACAAGCACATCGGCACAATTGGCTATGGGCGATGCGCTAGCCATTAGTCTTTTGGAACTTAGAGGATTTAGTAGTGCAGACTTTGCCAAGTATCATCCGGGAGGAGCGTTGGGCAAAAAACTGTACTTAAGGGTAGCTGATATTGTTGTAAACAACCAAAAGCCCCAAGTGGATATCGATTCAAGTGTAAAAGAAGTCATTGTTGAAATTTCTGAAAAAATGTTGGGCGTAACTGCCGTAATTAAGGATGGTGCTTTAGTTGGCATCGTTACCGATGGCGATATTCGAAGAATGCTTAGCAAGTATAATGATATAAGCGGGCTAAAAGCAAAGGACATCATGACATCTAACCCAAAATCAGTCGATGTGGATACGCTTGCTGTAGAAGCACTTAAAATATTACAATCCAAAGGCATTTCACAACTTTTGGCCTTTGATGGTGATAAGTATTCAGGGGTAGTTCATCTTCATAACCTTATAAACGAAGGAATTTTATAA
- a CDS encoding CCC motif membrane protein, with amino-acid sequence MEKQKLPNSTLILVFGIISIVTCCCYGIIGLIFGIIAVVLAKKATALYMENPENYEGFNNVKTGRILAIIGIVLNVLYLGYTIFLFSTLGFEGIQEMQEQLLEQYGG; translated from the coding sequence ATGGAAAAACAAAAACTACCCAATTCAACATTAATTCTAGTCTTTGGAATCATTTCCATTGTAACCTGTTGCTGTTATGGTATCATAGGTTTGATTTTTGGAATAATAGCCGTGGTACTGGCCAAAAAAGCAACAGCCCTTTACATGGAAAATCCAGAAAATTATGAAGGATTCAACAATGTAAAGACAGGTAGGATATTGGCAATCATAGGTATTGTGTTAAACGTACTCTATTTAGGATATACGATATTCCTATTCAGTACATTAGGATTCGAAGGCATACAAGAAATGCAAGAACAACTTCTGGAACAGTACGGCGGTTAA
- a CDS encoding DUF2752 domain-containing protein: MHQQPMLVSLDTREFMLPCLNKQLFGVECPGCGVQRSLDLLLHGEFLAAFKMYPAIYFILTLLLFLITNTFFKIKYGYQIKLFLMLLTGITIVVSYIVKMNNLIN, translated from the coding sequence ATGCATCAACAACCTATGCTGGTATCATTGGATACTAGGGAATTTATGCTGCCATGCCTAAATAAACAGTTATTTGGCGTGGAATGTCCTGGCTGTGGTGTACAACGGTCTTTGGATTTATTACTGCATGGAGAATTTTTGGCCGCATTCAAAATGTATCCAGCGATTTATTTTATCTTGACACTCCTTCTTTTTTTAATTACAAATACCTTTTTTAAAATCAAGTATGGGTATCAGATCAAGTTATTCTTGATGTTGCTCACCGGGATAACCATTGTAGTCAGTTATATTGTAAAAATGAACAATCTAATAAATTAA
- a CDS encoding Smr/MutS family protein has product MATFKIGDQVEVLDEDISGQISGIEGTRITITTADGFPMEYSAKELVKVSDGIRITSYEIEKIKKEKELPKKKLGNAPKPKERNLPKMEVDLHINQLVPSTKGLSNFDMLNLQLETAKRQLDFAIKKRIQKVVFIHGIGEGILKEELHYLFNRYDNLKFYDADYQKYGLGATEVYIFQNS; this is encoded by the coding sequence GTGGCAACATTTAAAATAGGTGATCAGGTCGAGGTTTTGGATGAAGACATATCTGGGCAAATAAGTGGTATTGAGGGCACAAGAATAACCATAACCACTGCTGACGGTTTTCCTATGGAATATTCTGCTAAAGAATTGGTTAAGGTCAGTGATGGCATTCGTATTACTAGCTATGAAATTGAAAAAATAAAAAAAGAAAAAGAACTTCCGAAGAAGAAACTTGGTAACGCACCTAAACCAAAAGAAAGAAATTTACCTAAAATGGAGGTGGATCTCCACATAAATCAGCTAGTACCATCTACTAAAGGGCTTTCGAACTTTGATATGCTGAACCTACAGTTGGAAACCGCAAAGAGGCAATTGGATTTCGCTATAAAAAAACGCATTCAAAAAGTTGTCTTTATCCATGGTATAGGAGAGGGTATTCTAAAAGAAGAGCTACATTATCTCTTCAACAGATATGACAATTTAAAATTCTACGATGCCGATTACCAAAAATATGGCTTGGGCGCTACCGAAGTTTATATTTTTCAAAACAGTTAG